A single Clostridium sp. AN503 DNA region contains:
- a CDS encoding sirohydrochlorin cobaltochelatase, translating into MEQTGCFFVSAALAVSIVGGCSSKGKEAAADEENYDTGDASLDNARNQDGIGENELLVVSFGTSYNDNRRLTIGAIEEAMEKAFPEYDVRRGFTSQIIIDHVKSRDKISIDNVGEALDRAADNGVKKLVIQPTHLMNGLEYMDLVNEAAEYSDAFEKIAVGEPLLTTDEDFKTVMEAITRATAEYDDGETAICFMGHGTEADSNQVYAKLQEMLAAAGHENYFVGTVEAEPTLLDVMEKVQAGAYKRVVLEPLMIVAGDHANNDMAGDEEGSWKKSFEDAGYQVVCLVNGLGEMEEIQQLLVEHAQAAMDSLTK; encoded by the coding sequence ATGGAACAGACGGGCTGCTTTTTTGTGTCTGCGGCGTTAGCTGTATCAATAGTTGGAGGATGCTCCAGCAAAGGGAAGGAGGCTGCGGCGGATGAAGAGAACTATGACACCGGAGACGCATCCTTGGACAATGCAAGAAATCAGGACGGGATCGGGGAAAATGAGCTTTTAGTGGTGAGCTTTGGCACCAGCTACAATGACAACAGGCGTCTTACCATCGGCGCCATCGAAGAAGCAATGGAGAAAGCATTTCCGGAATATGATGTAAGGCGTGGATTTACCAGTCAGATCATCATCGATCATGTGAAATCCCGGGATAAGATCTCCATCGACAATGTGGGGGAGGCTCTTGACCGGGCGGCGGACAACGGTGTGAAAAAACTGGTGATCCAGCCTACGCACCTGATGAACGGCCTGGAGTACATGGATCTTGTGAATGAGGCTGCCGAGTATTCGGATGCGTTTGAGAAAATTGCGGTGGGAGAGCCGCTTCTGACCACGGATGAGGATTTTAAAACGGTCATGGAAGCGATCACAAGGGCCACTGCAGAGTATGATGACGGGGAAACTGCGATCTGCTTTATGGGTCACGGAACCGAGGCGGATTCAAATCAGGTGTATGCGAAGCTGCAGGAAATGCTGGCAGCCGCAGGTCATGAGAACTATTTTGTGGGGACCGTGGAGGCGGAGCCAACTCTTTTGGATGTTATGGAGAAAGTACAGGCCGGGGCCTATAAGCGGGTAGTCTTAGAACCGCTTATGATCGTTGCCGGAGACCATGCCAACAATGATATGGCTGGGGATGAGGAAGGTTCCTGGAAAAAATCCTTTGAGGACGCTGGTTACCAGGTGGTCTGCCTGGTAAACGGGCTGGGGGAGATGGAGGAGATCCAGCAGCTTTTAGTAGAACATGCCCAGGCGGCGATGGACAGCCTGACAAAGTAG